In Blastopirellula sediminis, the following proteins share a genomic window:
- a CDS encoding DUF2721 domain-containing protein produces MDLTAPAVLFPAISLLLLAYTNRFLALATLIRSLHDRHLANPDEMIVAQISNLRLRVILIRNMQACGVLSLLLCTICMFVLFFDQVLVAKVTFGISLLLMALSLAISVYEIQISVDALNLQLRSLEDCDPSQRKAE; encoded by the coding sequence ATGGATCTCACCGCACCGGCCGTTTTGTTTCCGGCGATTTCGCTGCTGCTGCTCGCTTATACCAATCGCTTTCTGGCGCTGGCGACCCTGATCCGTTCGCTGCATGATCGCCATCTGGCCAACCCGGATGAGATGATCGTCGCACAGATCAGCAACTTGCGGCTGCGGGTAATCCTGATCCGCAACATGCAGGCCTGCGGCGTGCTGAGTCTGCTCCTCTGCACGATCTGTATGTTCGTTCTCTTCTTTGACCAGGTGCTGGTCGCGAAGGTGACGTTCGGGATCAGCTTGTTGCTGATGGCGCTATCACTGGCGATTTCCGTTTACGAGATTCAAATCTCAGTCGATGCGCTGAATTTGCAGCTGCGTAGCCTGGAAGATTGTGATCCGAGCCAACGGAAGGCCGAGTAG
- a CDS encoding co-chaperone GroES, producing MAGKTRSKVIEYVEPIGARVLVRKDEPKRETKGGIALPDQAEIPTITGRVVAISAQIENNSDFPLRQYDKILFHPKDAIPVDFESDNQLFVIPIEDVVAVFRRDPIDSKKRKAADDED from the coding sequence ATGGCCGGAAAAACACGCAGTAAAGTCATCGAGTACGTCGAACCGATCGGCGCCCGGGTTCTGGTTCGCAAAGACGAGCCGAAGCGAGAGACCAAAGGGGGGATCGCCCTGCCCGACCAGGCCGAAATCCCGACCATCACCGGCCGCGTCGTCGCCATCTCGGCCCAGATCGAGAACAACTCCGACTTCCCGCTGCGTCAGTACGACAAGATCCTGTTCCACCCGAAAGACGCGATTCCGGTCGATTTCGAGTCGGACAATCAGCTCTTCGTGATTCCGATCGAAGACGTCGTCGCCGTCTTCCGCCGCGACCCGATCGACAGCAAGAAGCGCAAAGCGGCCGACGACGAAGACTAG